The Persephonella sp. nucleotide sequence CATCTGATCGTAATGTATGTGCCCCAGTGAAGGAAGCTTTGTCCCCGGTCCTATTGATCCTGCTACAAATCTTGGTTTTTCAGGTGTTGAGTACTTATCACACACCTGTTTGACAAGCTGTGCTCCTGCCTTTGAAAGCTGATAAGCCATATCAGATATGCCATACTCATCAAGAACCCATGGTATTGCTCCAAATGTGTTTGTTTTTATCAAATCAGCTCCTGCCTGTGCATATTTTTCATGTATTGATCTGATTATGTCAGGGGCACCTATATTCAGTATCTCGTTACAGCCCACCTTTCCCTTCCATGCATCCATAGGGATTATCATAGACTGTATCATCGTGCCCATAGCACCATCTATCACAAGAACCCTTTCTTTTATTAACTTTCTTATATCTTTCATAACTTCCCCTTGCTTCAAAAAATTTTTTATCCTATCATTAGTCTTGCTTAGTTAGAAAAATTTAACATATAATATAATTCTGCATTTTTTCAAGATTTTAATAAAACTCTAAGGAGGTTTTCTGTCATGGGCAGTGACAGCCCGACGAACTTTTTGATTGAAAAAACAAGAATGGAGGACAGAAAATGGAAAAAACCCTCGGACTGCATATCTTAGCTGACCTTTACGGAGTTGATTTTGACAAATTAGACCACGTTGAGGACGTTAGAGAGCTCCTTGAAGGGGCTGTAAAGTATGCAGGTTTAAGTAAGCTATCATCACACTTTCATCAATTTTATCCCCACGGTGCCACAGGCGTCATTCTTCTTGAGGAATCCCACATATCGATCCATACTTGGCCTGAACATGGATATGCTGCTATTGATGTTTACACCTGCGGCGGTAAGGAAAAAACATTTAAAGCCATGGAATACATATTGAAGGTTCTAAAACCTAAAAGAGTTGATGAAAAGGTTGCAGAAAGAGGTGTTGTTCCTGTTAATCAGGCTGCAACGAATATAGAAAAGATACAGCTGGAAACAGTTTAGGCTGTTTCCTTTTTGGCTTAGACATTGTTCTTCCACAGAAGGATTAGTATATTTAAACAAAAAAGGAGGAAGAACAATGGCAGAAAGGCTTATACCATCAAATGTATTACCTGATCTTCAGGATTTGGTCCCTTCTGTT carries:
- the speD gene encoding adenosylmethionine decarboxylase, which produces MEKTLGLHILADLYGVDFDKLDHVEDVRELLEGAVKYAGLSKLSSHFHQFYPHGATGVILLEESHISIHTWPEHGYAAIDVYTCGGKEKTFKAMEYILKVLKPKRVDEKVAERGVVPVNQAATNIEKIQLETV